One Vespa crabro chromosome 1, iyVesCrab1.2, whole genome shotgun sequence genomic region harbors:
- the LOC124424528 gene encoding echinoderm microtubule-associated protein-like CG42247, producing the protein MKKEEQQETVSFDESVVISVAAPAGASRSTTTTATTTTTTTTTGAVKPATVPAAATTTTMTTMTTKTMSSPKMPDGGACSDEDEVEGGGGGVVGGGVGSGSKMGNENEVEEIEGMLEEEDEEDEEVEEEEEEEDEESERGEEEEEEREKQQENGNGKGGDFTAQKTTGVGGLLLGESGGGGGMGGFWRQSRPSSPRMPPPEQREQRPKSRHDPALARYNNLGYWRARRVTFYKNGDPYFPGVEFRFKPRRDIGSLEALLDRLSLRLDLPRGARYIFSMDGDRKVNLDELEDGASYVVSSYKTFKPASYGKKSNNWYTTPTSGGSRGGVSGSGTGGTGGWQSRPGAVASLSRKASITEEAPPPGGGKPSSGRVIRIVNNHDHTVQCRVLLNLRTSQPFEEVLEDLGQVLKMNGAKRMFTVSGQEVRSFSQLRNEFADIDTFYLGTGSSMGISGTITASPTRRSRSRGPPTLVEDLGRQRRARSKSRPRALYAPDSEVVRVNDYSVVEVLRDEPVRVTIRGLRRSFYPPSRLPPVDNSPPDKKLQLEWVYGYRGTDTRRNLWVLPSGELLYYVAAVAVLFDREENAQRHYIGHTEDITCMEIHPSRELVASGQRAGRHRKAQPHVRIWSTETLLTLYVFGMTEFQIGVSALAFSQLNGGSYVLAVDAGREAILSVWQWQWGHLLGKVATMQEDLTGAAFHPLDDNLLITHGRGHLTFWNRRKDGFFERTDIIKPPSRTHVTSIQFEQDGDVITADSDGFITVYSVDADGAYFVRMEFEAHNKGISSLVMLSEGTLLSGGEKDRKIAAWDSLQNYKRITDTKLPEAAGGVRSIYPQRPGRNDGNIYVGTTKNIILEGSLQRRFNQVVFGHGRQLWGLAVHPDDEVFATAGHDKNIALWRRHKLLWTTQVGFECICIAFHPFGVALAAGSSDGHLLVLAADTGAAVATLRVCGSPLSCIGYNPTAETVAMGSQNGSIYLFRVSRDGFSYKKSNKIRGTQPLVQLDWSSDNRFLQTVTQDYDLVFWDVKALSSEKSPLVMKDVKWHTHNCTVGYMVSGMWNNRYYPLTTVLTTACRSAAHDMLVSGDAEGYLRLFRYPCTSAKAEYVEEKVYSSLVACARFLYNDRNIVTVGGTDAALMLWELVDE; encoded by the exons ATGAAAAAGGAGGAACAACAAGAGACGGTGAGCTTCGATGAATCAGTAGTGATATCAGTAGCGGCACCTGCCGGTGCAAGTAgatcaacgacgacgacggcgacgacgacgacgacgacgacgacgacggggGCGGTGAAGCCGGCGACGGTGCCAgcggcggcgacgacgacgacgatgacaacgatgacgacgaagacgatgtCGTCGCCGAAGATGCCGGATGGAGGCGCTTGCAGCGACGAGGACGAAGTcgaaggaggaggtggaggtgttGTAGGAGGTGGTGTAGGAAGTGGTAGCAAAATGGGGAATGAGAATGAAGTGGAGGAGATAGAGGGGATGTtagaagaggaggatgaggaggatgaagaggtggaggaggaggaagaagaagaggatgaggagaGTGAAAGGggcgaggaggaggaagaggaaagagaaaagcagcAGGAGAACGGCAATGGAAAGGGTGGAGATTTCACGGCGCAGAAGACGACTGGCGTTGGTGGGCTTTTGTTAGGCGAAAGTGGGGGTGGAGGCGGCATGGGTGGCTTCTGGAGGCAAAGCAGACCCTCCAGTCCCCGCATGCCGCCTCCGGAGCAGCGGGAGCAGAGGCCAAAGAGCCGACACGATCCGGCCTTAGCGAGATACAACAATCTCGGTTATTGGAGAGCTAGACGTGTTACTTTTTACAAAAATGGCGATCCCTATTTTCCTGGGGTTGAATTCAG ATTCAAACCGAGGCGCGATATCGGATCACTGGAAGCCCTATTGGATAGATTATCTCTTCGTTTGGATTTACCTAGGGGAGCACGTTACATATTCTCGATGGACGGCGATCGGAAAGTTAATTTGGACGAATTAGAAGATGGAGCTTCTTATGTCGTGTCAAGCTATAAAACGTTCAAG CCGGCGAGCtatggaaagaaaagtaataattggTACACGACACCAACCAGCGGTGGTAGCAGAGGTGGTGTTAGTGGTAGCGGGACAGGAGGAACCGGAGGTTGGCAAAGTAGACCAGGAGCAGTAGCTAGCCTAAGTAGAAAGGCTTCCATCACCGAAGAAGCACCACCACCAGGAGGTGGTAAACCTTCATCAGGTCGTGTCATCCGAATTGTAAATAATCATGATCATACTGTTcag tgCCGTGTTCTACTAAATCTTCGAACTTCTCAACCGTTCGAAGAAGTATTAGAGGATCTTGGTcaagttttaaaaatgaatggaGCTAAAAGGATGTTCACTGTTTCGGGTCAAGag GTAAGAAGTTTCTCGCAATTGAGAAATGAGTTCGCCGATatagatacattttatttGGGCACTGGCTCTAGTATGGGTATATCTGGTACTATAACAGCCTCTCCAACTAGAAGATCAAGATCACGTGGGCCACCAACATTGGTGGAAGATCTTGGCCGTCAGAGACGAGCTCGAAGTAAAAGTAGACCTCGAGCACTTTACGCACCGGATTCCGAAGTTGTTCGAGTTAAtg ATTACAGTGTCGTAGAGGTTTTAAGAGACGAACCCGTTAGAGTAACTATCAGAGGTCTTAGAAGATCATTTTATCCGCCATCACGTTTGCCACCAGTTGATAATTCTCCGCcagataaaaaattacaattagaATGGGTCTACGGTTACCGTGGTACTGATACCCGTAGAAATCTATGGGTGTTACCAAGTGGAGAATTATTGTATTATGTTGCTGCAGTTGCAGTTCTTTTtgatagagaagaaaatgcACAAAGACATTACATTGGTCATACCGAGGATATTACTTGCATGGAA aTACATCCTAGCAGAGAACTCGTAGCATCTGGTCAAAGAGCTGGCAGACATCGAAAAGCTCAACCTCATGTTCGTATTTGGTCAACGGAAACTCTTTTAACTCTTTACGTTTTTGGAATGACCGAGTTTCAAATAGGAGTATCAGCATTGGCTTTCTCTCAATtg aaCGGTGGTAGCTATGTACTTGCTGTTGATGCTGGAAGAGAAGCCATTCTCTCGGTATGGCAATGGCAATGGGGTCACTTATTGGGTAAAGTCGCG aCTATGCAAGAAGATCTAACAGGTGCAGCTTTTCATCCATTGGACGATAACTTATTGATAACGCATGGACGTGGACATTTAACATTTTGGAATCGACGGAAAGACGGTTTCTTTGAACGGACTGATATTATTAAACCT ccATCGCGTACACATGTGACAAGTATTCAATTCGAACAAGACGGTGACGTTATTACGGCTGATAGCGATGGATTTATTACGGTATACTCGGTTGATGCAGATGGTGCTTACTTCGTTAGAATGGAATTCGAAGCTCATAACAAAGGTATCAGTTCTCTGGTAATGTTGTCCGAAGGTACACTGCTGTCTGGTGGTGAAAAAGATCGCAAAATTGCGGCTTGGGACTCTTTACAAAATTACAAACGTATTACCGACACTAAG TTACCGGAAGCAGCTGGAGGAGTTCGTAGTATTTATCCTCAACGGCCAGGAAGAAACGATGGCAATATTTACGTTGGAAcgacgaaaaatattatattggagGGATCTTTACAAAGAAGATTCAATCAAGTGGTTTTTGGTCATGGTAGACAGTTGTGGGGTCTTGCTGTTCATCCGGATGATGAAGTTTTTGCCACAGCAGGTCATGACAAAAATATTGCACTTTGGCGAAGACATAAATTGTTATGGACAACTCAG GTTGGCTTCGAATGCATTTGCATAGCATTTCATCCTTTTGGTGTAGCCTTGGCTGCAGGTTCATCTGATGGACATTTGCTTGTCTTAGCAGCTGATACAGGTGCTGCTGTAGCAACTTTAAGAGTTTGCGGATCGCCTTTATCATGTATTGGATATAATCCAA cCGCTGAAACCGTTGCGATGGGTTCGCAAAATGGTagtatatatctctttcgagTATCAAGGGACGGtttttcttacaaaaaaagtaacaagataCGTGGAACACAACCTTTGGTACAACTCGATTGGAGTTCTGATAACAGATTTTTGCAAACGGTGACACAGGACTATGATCTTGTTTTTT gGGATGTAAAAGCACTTTCATCTGAAAAAAGTCCATTAGTTATGAAAGATGTTAAATGGCATACACACAATTGTACAGTAGGATACATGGTCTCag GTATGTggaataatcgttattatccattgACAACGGTTCTCACCACAGCCTGTAGATCAGCAGCACACGATATGCTTGTCAGCGGAGACGCCGAAGGTTATTTAAGACTTTTTAGATATCCATGCACCAGCGCAAAAGCGGAATACGTAGAAGAAAAGGTTTACAGCTCGTTGGTAGCTTGTGCTAGATTTTTGTATAATGATCGAAATATTGTAACCGTTGGTGGAACCGATGCTGCCCTTATGCTTTGGGAATTAGTGGATGaataa